A genomic window from Anolis carolinensis isolate JA03-04 unplaced genomic scaffold, rAnoCar3.1.pri scaffold_13, whole genome shotgun sequence includes:
- the zp2 gene encoding zona pellucida sperm-binding protein 2, giving the protein MGTLHQLPSMGLHSCWGFCNSRVVFLLGCLVECLLHSVALDFAGSISCHDDQFQIRLPKESENVTSWQVEILGANGEEIQDCQYVVDLEKQTVTAEYENCTSLEHNKRRLRFRLQFNDTATQELKNETYDVGCVADQADEASLSQSFNRATNCTKDFMAVTFPRLIPSFHDEYTIAGSRMEWIVSIDDGTKEHSLSLRQAIQQGYTFLMDGNQIIIRVPFNARGVATYKQDGHVLYTVALKLTYGPPEQRLTVESRMICAPGPATCNSTHMTITIPAFPGILTAVSLDDKNIPLNQFQASGIGIDTRRGLQLFISKRDLKSQLYRDDDCSGFRTYSSALKLKFDYHGEMATMVTFPECPCEQDAPIAAICTQDGHMEFDVHSDSTRPALNLDTLKLKDPSCGPVFRSPSNNMVHFRVPLNGCGTRQKFEGEKVIYENEVSALWVDLPLRWISRDSEFRLTVMCAYGSDDASLNIKMSSLPPPESVVNQGPLSLILLIYPDGSYAYPYSDDQYPIVKYLRQPIFLEVQVLNRNDPNIHLMLDDCWASLSVDPSSLPRWNIVVDGCDYELDNYKTVLHPVGPAVSYANFRQRFEVKAFAFVSNGKALPSLVYFHCSVLICDRLHPDSPLCSTRCPRPSRDRRDVAPSENAAIVTLPHAVILVPEEQQATKGPQKWRNGAWVTAALVTGVALSLLAAGLAGVACLKTQKKRAVPVN; this is encoded by the exons ATGGGAACTTTGCATCAGTTGCCCAGCATGGGGTTGCACAGCTGTTGGGGTTTTTGCAATAGCCG gGTGGTCTTCTTGCTTGGCTGCCTGGTAGAGTGTTTGCTCCATTCTGTGGCTTTAGATTTTGCAG gTTCGATATCTTGCCATGATGATCAATTCCAAATCAGGCTTCCTAAGGAATCTGAAAATGTAACTTCTTGGCAAGTAGAAATACTTG GTGCCAATGGGGAAGAAATTCAGGACTGTCAGTATGTTGTGGACCTTGAAAAGCAAACGGTGACTGCCGAGTATGAGAACTGCACAAGCCTGGAG CATAACAAGCGCCGCCTGAGATTTCGGCTGCAGTTCAACGATACAGCGACACAGGAACTGAAGAACGAAACATACGACGTTGGCTGTGTTGCCGACCAGGCGGACGAGGCGTCCCTCTCCCAAAGCTTCAACCGTGCTACAAACTGCACCAAAGACTTCATGGCT GTTACATTCCCAAGACTCATTCCCAGCTTCCATGACGAATATACG ATCGCAGGGTCTCGGATGGAGTGGATTGTATCGATTGACGACGGGACAAAAGAGCACAGCCTAAGCCTTCGGCAAGCCATACAGCAGGGCTACACTTTTCTTATGGATGGCAACCAGATTATCATCAGAGTCCCCTTCAATGCCAGAGGAGTTGCTACATACAAG CAAGATGGCCATGTCCTGTACACGGTGGCGCTCAAACTTACCTATGGACCTCCTGAACAACGGCTCACGGTGGAGTCAAGAATGATCTGTGCTCCAG GACCAGCAACATGCAATTCCACTCATATGACAATCACCATCCCAGCCTTCCCAGGAATACTGACAGCTGTCAGTCTGGATGATAAGAACATTCCTCTGAACCAGTTTCAAGCCAGTGGAATTGGCATAGACACAAGGAGAGGGCTGCAGCTGTTCATCAGCAAGAGAGACCTGAAATCTCAG CTCTACAGAGATGACGACTGCTCAGGCTTCCGGACATACTCCTCAGCCTTGAAACTCAAATTTGATTACCACGGAGAGATGGCAACAATGGTTACTTTCCCAGAATGTCCTTGTGAGCAAGATGCACCAATAG CCGCTATATGCACCCAGGATGGCCACATGGAGTTTGACGTCCACAGCGACAGCACGAGGCCGGCACTAAACCTGGATACGCTCAAGCTGAAGGACCCTTCCTGTGGTCCAGTCTTCAGATCTCCTTCCAACAATATGGTTCACTTTCGTGTGCCACTGAATGGGTGCGGGACCCGGCAGAAG TTTGAAGGTGAGAAGGTTATATACGAGAACGAGGTGAGTGCCCTTTGGGTGGATCTCCCACTGCGCTGGATCTCCAGAGACAGTGAATTCAG GCTGACCGTGATGTGTGCCTATGGGAGTGATGATGCGTCGCTGAATATCAAGATGAGCAGCCTTCCGCCTCCGGAGTCTGTTGTAAACCAAGGTCCGCTCTCTCTGATCCTCCTCATCTACCCAG ATGGCTCTTACGCCTACCCTTACAGTGACGACCAGTATCCCATTGTAAAATATCTGCGGCAGCCCATTTTCCTGGAAGTGCAGGTGCTCAACCGTAATGACCCAAATATCCACCTGATGCTGGATGACTGCTGGGCTTCGCTATCAGTTGATCCATCTTCCTTGCCACGTTGGAACATTGTGGTCGATGG GTGCGACTATGAACTTGACAACTACAAAACGGTGCTCCATCCTGTGGGCCCCGCCGTTAGCTATGCCAACTTCCGCCAGAGATTTGAAGTGAAGGCGTTTGCATTTGTTTCCAATGGCAAAGCACTGCCCAGCCTG GTATACTTCCACTGCAGTGTTCTCATCTGTGACCGGCTTCACCCAGACTCCCCGCTGTGTTCAACCAGGTGCCCTCGTCCTTCTAGAGACAGAAGAG ATGTGGCCCCGTCAGAGAATGCTGCTATAGTGACCCTTCCTCATGCTGTCATTCTGGTCCCAGAGGAGCAACAGGCTACCAAAG GCCCACAGAAGTGGAGAAACGGGGCGTGGGTGACGGCGGCCCTTGTCACTGGTGTGGCGCTGAGCCTCCTGGCTGCTGGGCTAGCGGGGGTCGCTTGCCTGAAAACTCAGAAGAAGAGAGCCGTCCCGGTAAACTGA
- the ldaf1 gene encoding lipid droplet assembly factor 1: protein MSKEMKELQKRWNSMMDAVHSNSHVVAFMNSRVGRYLDDHPFVALSLLIFMAASALPVAFFLLFVAVTAVTACVGVILMEGFLITLGGVTLFCVLGGLGMLSLAVSGVLSVCYISLTTLLNYWPVPKSLSKKEIGNGSAFLPSSPLDIDQDAANKKSE, encoded by the exons ATGTCAAAAGAAATGAAGGAACTCCAGAAACGATGGAACTCCATGATGGACGCTGTTCACAGCAACTCTCAC GTTGTTGCCTTTATGAACTCACGAGTTGGCCGATACTTAGATGACCACCCTTTTGTCGCCCTGTCTCTGCTGATCTTCATGGCAGCCTCTGCACTTCCTGTTGCcttctttttgctttttgttgccgTGACAGCTGTCACTGCCTGCGTTGGAGTGATTCTCATGGAAG GATTTTTAATCACGCTGGGAGGTGTCACCCTGTTTTGTGTGCTTGGTGGATTGGGAATGCTGTCCCTTGCAGTGTCTGGAGTGCTGAGTGTTTGCTACATATCTCTTACAACTCTGCTGAATTACTGGCCTGTTCCAAA AAGCCTGTCAAAAAAAGAAATTGGGAATGGAAGCGCTTTCTTACCAAGCAGTCCTCTTGACATAGACCAAGATGCAGCTAATAAGAAGAGTGAATAA
- the LOC100564343 gene encoding melanin-concentrating hormone receptor 1, translating into MDFLANRSLSANNSMLNISNPGQNFSYNGDALHLLSYSAFIMPTLFGIICLLGIVGNSLVICTVFKKPSPSSSVPDIFIVNLSMVDLLFLLGMPFLIHQLLGNGAWHFGETMCTIITALDANSQFTSTYILTAMSLDRYLATVYPFASARFRKPPIAISVIIILWALSFLSITPVWMYTQLIPLPGGLLGCGIRLPDPQRDIYWYTLYQFFLAFAIPFALITAAYRRILLKMAKSSQALTGQRCTSLRTKRVTRVAIAICLTFFVCWAPFHVLQLVQLAMQQPTLPFYYAYNVAISLGYANSCLNPFIYILLGQRFPRRIVVSVRPMDVRADPSQNRVKSPRREASESGQPLLHLVPVGAK; encoded by the exons ATGGATTTTCTAGCAAATCGCAGCCTTAGCGCGAACAACTCCATGCTAAATATTTCTAACCCAGGACAAAACTTTTCCTACAACG GTGATGCTCTCCACCTCTTGAGCTATTCTGCCTTTATCATGCCCACCCTCTTTGGCATCATTTGCCTCCTGGGCATCGTCGGCAACAGCCTGGTGATCTGCACTGTCTTCAAGAAGCCCAGCCCCAGCAGCAGTGTGCCTGACATCTTCATTGTCAATCTTTCCATGGTggacctcctcttcctccttggcaTGCCCTTCCTCATCCATCAGCTGTTGGGCAATGGAGCCTGGCACTTTGGGGAGACCATGTGCACCATCATCACCGCCTTGGACGCCAACAGCCAGTTCACCAGCACCTACATCCTCACCGCCATGTCCCTGGACCGCTATTTGGCCACCGTGTATCCTTTTGCCTCTGCTCGCTTCAGGAAGCCCCCAATTGCCATCTCGGTCATCATTATACTCTGGGCCCTCTCCTTCCTCAGCATCACGCCTGTCTGGATGTACACGCAGCTCATCCCGCTGCCAGGAGGGCTTCTCGGCTGTGGGATTCGCCTGCCGGACCCTCAACGAGACATCTACTGGTACACACTTTACCAGTTCTTCTTGGCTTTTGCCATCCCGTTTGCCCTCATCACAGCAGCCTACAGAAGGATATTGTTGAAGATGGCGAAGTCTTCCCAAGCGCTGACCGGCCAGAGATGTACCAGCCTCCGGACCAAAAGAGTCACGCGAGTTGCCATTGCCATCTGCCTGACTTTCTTTGTCTGCTGGGCCCCCTTCCATGTTCTACAGCTGGTCCAGCTGGCCATGCAGCAACCCACCTTACCTTTCTATTATGCCTACAATGTGGCCATCAGCCTGGGCTATGCCAACAGCTGCTTGAATCCATTCATTTACATCTTGCTAGGACAGAGGTTCCCCAGGAGGATCGTAGTCTCTGTGAGGCCAATGGATGTCAGAGCGGATCCCTCACAAAACAGGGTCAAAAGTCCCCGACGGGAAGCCAGTGAATCTGGGCAGCCCCTGTTGCACTTGGTCCCGGTTGGAGCCAAGTGA